One Triticum dicoccoides isolate Atlit2015 ecotype Zavitan chromosome 5B, WEW_v2.0, whole genome shotgun sequence genomic window carries:
- the LOC119306334 gene encoding protein PELPK1-like, which produces MASNASLLAVIMACALLGGHTCHGARHLADTTPAAAPPAAAAVPGLPAVPTRPTLPPMPAVPTVPAVTVPPMPTVPAMTVPPMPTVPAVTVPAVPQVALPPMPAVPSVPKVTMPPMPAAAVPKVTLAPMPAIVVPKVTVPPMPAIPSMPKVTLPPMPSIPTFNVPMPFLAPPPSA; this is translated from the coding sequence ATGGCTTCCAATGCGAGCTTGTTAGCCGTGATCATGGCGTGCGCGCTCCTCGGCGGCCACACGTGCCATGGCGCACGCCACCTGGCCGACACCACCCCGGCGGCTGCCCCACCCGCTGCGGCTGCTGTCCCTGGCCTCCCGGCCGTGCCTACCAGGCCGACCCTGCCGCCGATGCCGGCTGTGCCAACGGTTCCGGCCGTGACAGTACCACCTATGCCAACGGTGCCGGCCATGACAGTGCCACCTATGCCAACGGTTCCCGCGGTGACTGTGCCCGCCGTGCCTCAGGTGGCATTGCCTCCTATGCCGGCTGTTCCATCCGTGCCCAAGGTGACCATGCCCCCGATGCCCGCCGCTGCCGTGCCCAAGGTGACCTTGGCGCCGATGCCCGCCATTGTTGTGCCTAAGGTGACGGTGCCACCTATGCCCGCCATTCCTTCCATGCCCAAGGTGACACTGCCTCCGATGCCTTCTATCCCAACATTCAACGTGCCTATGCCGTTCCTGGCACCACCTCCATCAGCATAG